A section of the Roseovarius sp. W115 genome encodes:
- the mtgA gene encoding monofunctional biosynthetic peptidoglycan transglycosylase, with product MAKHKSKPKPSLPARLIERMLTPVRWVWRWVLRAALIVAVIVSATVAVHAYLDPPRTLYMSQEASRLSGIDHQWVPIDEMAEAMPRSLVAAEDANFCLHWGFDMNAIRTALEDGAGRGASTLSQQVVKNVYLWHGRSWSRKALEALITPLVETFWSKQRILEVYLNVAEFGEGVFGVEAASRHYFGTGPENLNEQQAGLLAAILPNPKERSASKPSNFVRKRARQVRDGAATIRRDGRAACFED from the coding sequence ATGGCGAAGCATAAATCCAAACCCAAACCAAGCCTGCCGGCGCGCCTGATCGAGCGCATGCTTACGCCCGTCCGCTGGGTTTGGCGTTGGGTTTTGCGTGCGGCGCTTATCGTAGCCGTTATTGTAAGCGCCACCGTGGCAGTACATGCGTATCTGGATCCTCCTCGCACGCTATATATGTCGCAAGAAGCGTCACGGCTGTCTGGTATCGATCACCAATGGGTGCCGATTGATGAGATGGCGGAAGCGATGCCGCGCTCTTTGGTGGCGGCAGAAGACGCGAATTTTTGTTTGCATTGGGGCTTCGACATGAACGCCATTCGCACCGCTTTAGAAGATGGTGCGGGGCGTGGGGCGTCGACGCTTTCTCAGCAAGTCGTCAAGAATGTCTATTTGTGGCATGGTCGCAGCTGGTCACGGAAAGCATTAGAGGCGTTGATCACGCCTTTGGTCGAAACCTTTTGGTCGAAACAACGTATTCTGGAGGTTTACCTCAACGTGGCTGAGTTTGGTGAAGGTGTGTTTGGTGTCGAAGCGGCATCGCGTCACTATTTTGGGACAGGCCCAGAAAATCTAAACGAGCAGCAAGCCGGGTTGCTTGCTGCAATTTTACCCAACCCCAAAGAGCGATCAGCCTCTAAGCCGAGCAATTTCGTTCGAAAACGCGCGCGACAAGTGCGGGACGGCGCGGCCACGATCCGCCGCGATGGGCGTGCTGCGTGTTTCGAGGATTGA
- a CDS encoding glutathione S-transferase family protein, with product MAKLYHVPLSPFCRKVRLVLAEKKIECELAEERYWEADADFLRRNPAGKVPVLKIDNMTMSESTPICEYLEGKYPEPALMPKGHEAKFEVRRIVAWFDDKFHSEVTSKLLYERVNKKVMGQGFPDSTNVKAGAKAIKFHLDYMTWLLDRRRWLAGDVMTMADFAAAAHISSLDYISDVDWNRSETVKDWYAKIKSRPAFRSILADQVPGFPPPAHYADLDF from the coding sequence ATGGCCAAGCTGTATCACGTGCCGCTTTCCCCCTTTTGCAGAAAAGTTCGCCTGGTTTTGGCGGAGAAAAAGATCGAATGTGAATTAGCTGAAGAGCGCTATTGGGAAGCTGATGCTGATTTTCTAAGGCGCAATCCGGCGGGCAAGGTTCCGGTGCTCAAGATCGACAACATGACAATGTCGGAGAGTACGCCAATTTGCGAGTATCTTGAGGGAAAGTACCCGGAACCTGCGCTGATGCCGAAAGGGCATGAAGCCAAGTTCGAAGTGCGCCGCATTGTGGCGTGGTTCGATGACAAGTTTCATAGCGAAGTAACGTCGAAGCTGTTGTATGAGCGCGTCAACAAAAAGGTCATGGGCCAGGGATTTCCCGACAGCACGAATGTCAAGGCTGGGGCAAAGGCGATAAAGTTTCATTTGGATTACATGACCTGGTTGCTGGATCGCCGTCGATGGCTGGCCGGAGATGTGATGACGATGGCCGATTTTGCGGCAGCCGCCCATATTTCGAGCTTGGACTACATCTCTGACGTGGATTGGAACCGGTCCGAAACGGTCAAAGATTGGTACGCCAAGATCAAGTCGCGGCCTGCGTTTCGCAGTATTCTCGCAGATCAGGTTCCGGGCTTTCCGCCACCTGCGCATTATGCAGATCTCGACTTTTAG
- the queG gene encoding tRNA epoxyqueuosine(34) reductase QueG: MKDSLKQRLVEQAVLEGFDACRVCRPSDVPQVPDRLAAFLDKGYHGQMAWLADRAHWRGDPSALWPEAQSVIVLAESYTPTEDPLANLYDPELGTISVYARNKDYHDVVKKRLKRLARWLIAEAGGEVKVFVDTAPVAEKPLGHAAGLGWQGKHTNLVSRELGSWFFIGSIFSTLEIDTDSGEIDHCGSCRTCLDVCPTDAFPAPYQLDARRCISYLTIEHKGPVEDELRCKMGNRIYGCDDCLAVCPWNKFAIEAREVRYHAREDLTAPKLSELAVLSDASFRTMFSGSPIKRIGRDRFVRNVLYAIGNSGDAGLIEIAQSLCDDTDATVADAARWAVLRLKDAANRLE, encoded by the coding sequence ATGAAAGACAGCTTGAAACAGCGGCTTGTGGAACAGGCTGTGTTAGAAGGGTTTGATGCCTGTCGGGTGTGTCGGCCGAGTGATGTGCCACAGGTGCCGGATCGCTTGGCGGCATTTTTGGATAAGGGGTATCATGGTCAAATGGCCTGGCTTGCGGACCGGGCGCATTGGCGGGGGGATCCCAGTGCGTTGTGGCCCGAGGCACAATCGGTGATCGTATTGGCCGAAAGTTACACACCTACAGAAGACCCTTTGGCAAATCTGTATGACCCTGAGCTTGGAACGATTTCGGTGTATGCGCGTAACAAGGATTACCATGACGTGGTCAAGAAACGCCTCAAACGGCTGGCGCGCTGGTTGATTGCTGAGGCCGGGGGTGAGGTAAAGGTATTCGTAGATACGGCCCCAGTTGCGGAAAAGCCATTGGGACATGCAGCAGGGCTTGGATGGCAGGGCAAACACACCAATCTGGTCAGTCGGGAATTGGGCAGTTGGTTTTTTATTGGTTCGATCTTTTCAACATTGGAAATCGACACTGATTCAGGCGAAATTGATCATTGTGGATCTTGTCGGACATGTTTGGACGTGTGTCCGACGGATGCGTTTCCCGCGCCCTATCAGCTCGATGCGCGGCGATGCATTTCTTATCTCACCATTGAGCATAAAGGCCCCGTGGAAGATGAGTTGCGTTGCAAGATGGGCAACCGGATTTATGGCTGTGACGATTGCCTGGCGGTGTGTCCGTGGAACAAGTTTGCGATCGAAGCACGAGAGGTGCGGTACCACGCGCGAGAAGACTTGACCGCGCCCAAGCTGTCAGAACTTGCGGTACTCAGTGATGCGTCATTCCGAACGATGTTCTCAGGAAGTCCCATCAAACGCATTGGCAGAGACCGGTTTGTGCGAAACGTTTTGTACGCGATTGGGAATTCTGGAGATGCAGGTTTAATTGAGATTGCCCAGTCGCTTTGTGATGATACAGACGCGACGGTGGCTGATGCGGCAAGATGGGCTGTTCTGCGACTGAAGGATGCCGCAAATAGGCTGGAATAG
- a CDS encoding hydantoinase/oxoprolinase family protein — protein sequence MPVLLGVDTGGTYTDAVLLRDEEHVIASSKALTTRHDLSVGIGEAIEAVLSQSGISPKDIALASLSTTLATNALVEGQGGRIGFVYIGFKESDLGTQGLAEALSGDPSIVLVGGHSHAGTERATLDETALLTWLDSDIEVSAFAVASQFATRNPAHELRAADLIRKATGKPVSCSHHLSAKLNGPKRALTALLNARLIGMITRLIEKADDTVERLGIEAPLMVVRGDGALISADQAKQRPIETILSGPAASIVGAQWMTNIDHALVSDIGGTTTDVAVLRGGRPAIDSNGARVGQWRTMVEAVAMRTTGLGGDSDVHVIDEGLIGGITLGPRRVIPISLIASEDPDSVHAALDEQLRSDTPGEFDVRFVRLVEGADAGGLSAKDMALFARLSGKAQPVSEVLKTRLEGSGLKRLVNRGIVQVAGATPSDACHVLGKLDAWDRDAAEKAMTLIGRKRTGSGNQLCPDPKSMAQMIFDQVTYQTSLALLETAFDEEEYDFAMPPDVLSRHILMQRGLDHHRGLVRLDAGLNVPVVGLGASAATYYPEVGTRLGCEMILPEHAGVANAIGAVVGRVTIRRSGTVTSPAEGRFRVHLESGPEDFVDAEAAMVRLERVLEADAQRQAEDAGAEDLQIRKERDVKTVEAEAREMFLEAEVTVEISGRPRIAN from the coding sequence ATGCCAGTGCTTCTCGGTGTTGATACCGGCGGAACTTACACGGACGCCGTGCTGTTACGCGACGAAGAGCATGTGATCGCCAGCAGCAAAGCGCTGACCACTCGGCATGACCTTTCGGTGGGGATTGGTGAGGCGATTGAGGCCGTTCTGAGCCAAAGTGGCATTTCACCGAAAGATATCGCACTGGCGTCCTTGTCGACAACCTTGGCCACCAATGCCCTGGTCGAAGGACAGGGCGGGCGCATCGGTTTTGTTTATATTGGTTTCAAAGAAAGCGACCTCGGCACGCAGGGTTTGGCCGAGGCGTTATCCGGGGATCCTTCAATCGTGCTTGTCGGGGGGCATAGCCATGCCGGAACGGAAAGAGCTACGTTGGATGAAACTGCACTTTTGACTTGGTTAGACTCTGATATTGAGGTTTCTGCATTCGCGGTTGCCAGTCAGTTTGCAACCCGTAATCCTGCGCATGAATTGCGTGCAGCAGACTTAATTCGCAAAGCAACTGGCAAGCCAGTAAGCTGCTCTCACCACCTGTCGGCCAAGCTGAATGGTCCCAAACGTGCCCTCACGGCCTTGCTGAATGCTCGGCTGATTGGCATGATCACCCGGCTGATTGAAAAGGCAGATGACACCGTTGAACGACTGGGGATTGAGGCCCCTTTGATGGTTGTGCGGGGCGATGGTGCGTTGATCTCAGCCGACCAGGCCAAACAACGCCCTATTGAAACCATATTGAGTGGTCCGGCTGCGAGTATTGTAGGTGCGCAATGGATGACGAATATCGATCATGCTTTGGTTTCAGACATAGGCGGGACAACAACGGATGTTGCGGTTTTGCGAGGAGGACGACCGGCGATTGATTCTAACGGAGCGCGTGTCGGTCAGTGGCGCACCATGGTTGAGGCGGTGGCTATGCGCACAACGGGCCTTGGTGGCGATAGTGACGTGCACGTAATCGATGAGGGGTTGATAGGTGGGATCACTTTAGGACCTCGTCGTGTCATACCGATCAGTTTGATTGCAAGTGAAGACCCAGACAGTGTGCATGCCGCCCTCGATGAGCAACTGCGTAGCGATACACCTGGGGAATTTGACGTGCGATTTGTGCGTCTCGTAGAGGGCGCAGATGCCGGGGGGCTGAGTGCGAAAGACATGGCCCTGTTTGCGCGATTAAGCGGTAAGGCGCAGCCAGTGAGCGAAGTTTTGAAAACGCGATTAGAGGGCTCTGGGTTGAAGCGGTTGGTCAATCGCGGGATCGTTCAGGTGGCCGGCGCCACACCTTCGGATGCGTGCCATGTTTTGGGCAAGCTAGATGCATGGGATCGAGATGCTGCTGAAAAGGCCATGACGTTGATTGGACGAAAGCGCACAGGCAGTGGTAACCAGCTTTGCCCAGACCCCAAATCCATGGCGCAAATGATCTTCGATCAAGTAACTTATCAAACAAGTTTAGCATTGTTAGAGACTGCTTTTGATGAAGAAGAGTATGATTTCGCCATGCCGCCAGATGTTCTGTCGCGCCATATTCTTATGCAAAGAGGATTGGACCACCATCGTGGCCTTGTCCGACTCGATGCTGGATTGAACGTGCCTGTGGTGGGGCTGGGTGCGTCCGCGGCCACTTACTATCCGGAGGTGGGAACGCGTTTAGGGTGTGAGATGATCCTGCCGGAACACGCGGGCGTGGCCAACGCCATCGGGGCCGTGGTGGGACGCGTCACAATTCGCCGCAGCGGAACGGTTACCAGCCCAGCCGAAGGCCGTTTTCGCGTGCATCTGGAGTCTGGCCCCGAAGATTTTGTTGATGCAGAAGCTGCAATGGTCAGATTGGAACGCGTTCTTGAAGCTGATGCGCAACGTCAGGCGGAGGATGCAGGCGCTGAGGATCTTCAGATCCGTAAAGAACGCGACGTCAAGACGGTCGAAGCGGAAGCGCGAGAGATGTTTCTCGAAGCAGAAGTCACCGTGGAAATCAGTGGGCGTCCCAGAATCGCGAATTAA
- a CDS encoding LysR substrate-binding domain-containing protein, with product MQKLWKLVSSPRHLLVFEAAARTGSFTKAAQELNVQQPAVSASIKQLETSLGIHLFDRAHRSVTLTQAGERLFNEVSSAFSRIHQTAEVLSARSEQAHVTLSASTAFAHYWMVPRLAKFHQAQPDIDLRLQTSEREPSIGSDGISLAIRRGHGDWPGCDSHLIAPEVIMPIAAPRVSAAAINLKTVANLLNETLIHLEEPIRARPGWADFFAHWNVPYAEPKVGLRLNDYALVLQAAIAGEGFAFGWQHVTEQLISQGLLVAKPEWSWETGAGFYLVWSNSEPLSPQEQAVRDWLIGL from the coding sequence ATGCAAAAGCTTTGGAAACTTGTCTCGTCTCCGCGCCACCTGCTTGTGTTTGAGGCCGCCGCGCGCACCGGGTCTTTCACGAAGGCGGCGCAAGAGTTGAATGTGCAACAACCCGCTGTGTCTGCGTCCATAAAACAGCTTGAGACGTCGCTCGGCATCCACCTTTTCGATCGCGCGCACAGATCGGTCACCTTGACCCAGGCAGGTGAACGCCTCTTCAATGAAGTGTCTTCTGCCTTTTCGCGCATTCACCAAACGGCGGAAGTCCTGAGTGCCCGCAGCGAGCAAGCCCATGTCACGCTTTCGGCGTCTACGGCCTTTGCACATTATTGGATGGTTCCAAGGCTGGCAAAATTTCACCAAGCGCAACCAGACATAGATTTGCGCCTGCAAACCTCAGAACGTGAACCCTCCATTGGAAGCGATGGGATCAGCCTTGCCATTCGGCGCGGACACGGCGACTGGCCCGGGTGCGATAGCCACCTGATTGCGCCAGAGGTCATCATGCCAATCGCCGCACCGCGAGTGAGCGCCGCAGCAATCAACCTCAAGACAGTGGCAAACCTGCTAAATGAGACACTGATTCACCTCGAAGAGCCAATTCGGGCGCGGCCTGGATGGGCAGATTTCTTTGCTCATTGGAACGTGCCCTACGCTGAGCCAAAGGTCGGGCTGCGTTTGAATGACTATGCTCTCGTCCTTCAGGCGGCCATTGCAGGCGAGGGCTTTGCCTTTGGATGGCAACATGTGACCGAACAGTTAATTTCGCAGGGCCTACTTGTTGCCAAACCGGAATGGTCCTGGGAAACCGGCGCGGGATTCTACCTCGTTTGGTCAAATTCTGAGCCATTGAGTCCTCAGGAACAGGCCGTCAGAGACTGGTTGATCGGGCTCTAG
- a CDS encoding trimethylamine methyltransferase family protein has translation MARRARARIDRLNADTTVPASPHVQRQLPFFDVIDDETLAVLDAQVDWLIENVGIEFRDDPEAHRIWIEGGAEVKDNRVHIDATRVRELCRLAPPEFTQIARNPERNVVIGGNKQVFAPIYGAPFVRDLEGGRRYGDMESFEKLVKLAYMHPNLHHTGLVICEPCDVPVSHRHLDMVYMHMTRSDKPHLGAITEMSRAQDSVDMAEILHGKDVFDQNCVIMGNVNTNSPLLVDKVVSQAIQVYCGRGQGIVVVPFILSGAMGPVSTAASVTQAMAEAMVCCAFAQLVRPGAPFVLGNFLSSMSLKSGAPTFGMPEPVMSNYAIGQMARRVGLPLRCGGSLTASKIEDAQAAYESADSMHSTALAGANFVLHAAGWLEGGLCTGFEKLVMDADRLGAYQKLLNGLDASPEALARDAYEEVAPAGHFLGCGHTMRNYTTAFYEPALSDSENVESWEEGGSKDMRRRAYERWTTMLAAYETPSLDEAVDEALRDYISRRKSEIPEAWY, from the coding sequence ATGGCCAGACGCGCACGTGCCCGTATCGATAGATTGAATGCAGACACCACGGTGCCTGCATCGCCCCATGTGCAGAGACAGCTGCCGTTTTTCGATGTGATCGATGATGAAACGCTCGCAGTTCTTGATGCTCAAGTTGATTGGCTGATCGAGAATGTTGGCATTGAATTTCGCGATGATCCTGAGGCGCACCGAATTTGGATAGAAGGCGGTGCTGAGGTTAAAGACAACAGGGTGCACATAGATGCCACGCGCGTTCGCGAGCTTTGCAGGCTTGCGCCACCGGAATTCACGCAAATTGCGCGGAATCCAGAGCGGAACGTTGTTATTGGTGGCAATAAACAGGTGTTTGCACCGATCTATGGCGCGCCTTTTGTGCGCGATTTGGAGGGTGGGCGGCGCTATGGCGACATGGAGAGCTTTGAGAAGCTGGTCAAGCTCGCCTACATGCACCCGAATTTGCATCATACGGGCCTTGTGATTTGTGAGCCGTGTGACGTGCCGGTCAGCCATCGGCATCTTGATATGGTGTATATGCATATGACGCGGTCGGACAAACCGCATCTTGGCGCGATCACCGAGATGAGCCGTGCACAGGATAGCGTCGACATGGCCGAGATTTTGCATGGCAAGGATGTTTTCGACCAGAACTGCGTCATCATGGGGAATGTGAATACCAACTCACCGCTTTTGGTGGACAAAGTGGTGAGCCAGGCGATTCAGGTCTATTGCGGACGCGGTCAGGGGATTGTTGTTGTGCCGTTCATCCTGTCCGGTGCCATGGGGCCGGTGAGCACGGCTGCCAGCGTGACGCAGGCGATGGCGGAAGCGATGGTGTGTTGTGCGTTTGCGCAATTGGTACGACCCGGAGCGCCGTTTGTTTTGGGGAATTTCCTGTCATCCATGAGCCTCAAAAGCGGCGCACCCACTTTTGGTATGCCAGAGCCGGTCATGAGCAACTATGCGATTGGGCAGATGGCACGGCGCGTCGGATTGCCCTTGCGCTGCGGAGGGTCATTGACAGCAAGCAAGATCGAGGATGCGCAGGCAGCCTATGAAAGTGCCGACAGTATGCACTCAACGGCGCTGGCTGGGGCAAATTTTGTGCTGCACGCGGCAGGGTGGCTGGAAGGGGGGCTGTGTACGGGGTTTGAAAAGTTGGTGATGGATGCCGACCGATTGGGCGCTTATCAAAAGTTGCTGAATGGATTGGACGCCAGTCCCGAGGCACTGGCGCGCGACGCTTATGAAGAAGTGGCACCGGCAGGACACTTCCTTGGATGTGGCCACACGATGCGCAACTACACGACTGCCTTTTATGAACCTGCGTTAAGTGACAGCGAGAATGTCGAAAGTTGGGAGGAAGGCGGGTCAAAAGACATGCGCCGCCGGGCATATGAGCGCTGGACCACAATGTTGGCCGCCTACGAAACCCCATCTCTTGATGAAGCGGTGGATGAGGCGCTTCGAGACTATATTTCCCGTCGCAAGTCAGAGATTCCCGAGGCATGGTATTGA
- a CDS encoding PLP-dependent cysteine synthase family protein gives MTVLPSLVEAMENTPLVELSRIRDELCLDGRILAKLDYLLPGFSKKDRVARAIVEGARASGELQPGQTVVELTSGNMGTGLAIVCGILGHPFVAVMSEGNSEERARMMRALGAEVVLVPQAAGSGKGEVSGDDLALVEEEAQRLTQERSAYRADQFQRAGNPEAHETGTAPEMWAQSEGKVTAFCDFIGSSGTLAGTTRFLEPKGVRCYAVEPDRPDHPIQGGGYSISNPTHLENVNLAGSVTVSGRDAAEATRLLARHEGIFAGYSAGANLAAAIQLLSGVEQGGTVAIVMCDSGLKYLSTDLWD, from the coding sequence ATGACGGTACTACCCTCGCTAGTCGAAGCTATGGAAAACACACCATTGGTCGAGTTGAGCCGTATTAGAGACGAATTATGCTTAGATGGACGTATATTGGCCAAGCTCGATTATCTGCTTCCAGGGTTTTCCAAGAAGGACCGTGTGGCTCGGGCGATTGTCGAGGGCGCGCGTGCATCTGGGGAGCTTCAGCCAGGGCAAACTGTGGTTGAGTTGACCTCTGGCAATATGGGGACTGGTCTGGCCATCGTTTGCGGCATTCTGGGGCATCCTTTTGTGGCCGTGATGAGTGAAGGCAATTCTGAAGAACGGGCGCGTATGATGCGAGCTTTGGGAGCGGAGGTTGTGCTGGTTCCGCAAGCGGCTGGGAGCGGAAAGGGTGAGGTTTCTGGAGATGATCTGGCTCTGGTCGAGGAAGAAGCGCAACGGCTGACCCAGGAACGAAGTGCTTACCGCGCTGACCAATTTCAGCGTGCAGGAAATCCTGAGGCGCATGAGACCGGTACCGCCCCAGAGATGTGGGCGCAGTCCGAGGGCAAGGTGACGGCATTTTGTGATTTCATTGGGTCGAGTGGAACACTGGCAGGCACAACGCGTTTTCTGGAACCGAAAGGTGTGCGCTGTTACGCTGTGGAACCCGATAGGCCGGATCATCCTATACAGGGCGGCGGGTATTCAATCTCGAACCCAACTCATCTAGAAAACGTGAATTTAGCTGGATCAGTCACTGTTTCAGGACGAGATGCAGCTGAAGCAACGCGTCTTTTGGCGCGGCACGAAGGCATTTTTGCGGGATACTCTGCCGGAGCCAATCTCGCGGCGGCAATTCAGCTTCTGTCCGGTGTCGAGCAAGGTGGCACAGTCGCCATTGTGATGTGTGACAGCGGCTTGAAGTACCTCAGCACCGATTTGTGGGATTAG
- the tdh gene encoding L-threonine 3-dehydrogenase has product MKALVKAKPEVGLWMEHVPVPEPGPADVLIKVKKSAICGTDVHIWKWDEFSAKTVPVPMVAGHEFVGEIVDTGAAAMKYKIGQRVSGEGHIVCGTCRNCRAGRGHLCRNTKGVGVNRPGSFAEYLCIPEDNVVPIPKDIPDEIAAIFDPFGNAVHTALSFDLVGEDVLVTGAGPIGIMGALVAQKVGARKVVITDITPYRLELAQKMGVQHVVDVSKENLRDVMDEIGMTEGFDVGLEMSGASAAMQQMIARMNNGGKVALLGIAPTEFPVDWNSVIFKMLHIKGIYGREMYETWYKMIALVQSGLDVSGLITHRISIDDFEDGFAAMISGNAGKVVMDWT; this is encoded by the coding sequence ATGAAAGCCCTTGTGAAAGCCAAGCCGGAAGTGGGTCTGTGGATGGAACATGTCCCTGTTCCAGAACCCGGACCAGCCGATGTGCTGATCAAGGTTAAAAAGTCGGCGATTTGTGGCACGGATGTGCATATCTGGAAATGGGATGAGTTCAGCGCCAAGACTGTGCCTGTCCCGATGGTCGCCGGACATGAGTTTGTCGGCGAGATCGTGGATACCGGTGCAGCGGCCATGAAGTACAAGATTGGTCAGCGTGTCTCGGGTGAAGGTCACATCGTCTGCGGTACGTGCCGGAATTGCCGCGCGGGGCGCGGTCATCTGTGCCGAAACACCAAGGGTGTGGGCGTCAACCGCCCCGGTAGCTTTGCTGAGTATCTCTGCATTCCCGAAGACAATGTTGTGCCCATCCCGAAGGACATTCCGGATGAGATCGCGGCTATCTTCGACCCGTTTGGAAATGCGGTGCACACTGCTTTGTCCTTTGATCTGGTGGGGGAAGATGTACTTGTCACCGGGGCTGGCCCCATTGGGATCATGGGCGCGCTGGTGGCACAAAAGGTGGGTGCGCGGAAAGTTGTGATCACCGATATCACCCCTTACCGACTTGAACTGGCTCAAAAGATGGGCGTGCAGCATGTAGTTGACGTTTCGAAAGAAAATTTGCGCGATGTCATGGACGAAATCGGCATGACCGAAGGGTTTGACGTGGGCCTTGAGATGTCTGGTGCATCGGCCGCGATGCAGCAGATGATCGCGCGGATGAACAATGGCGGGAAGGTCGCGTTGCTGGGTATTGCGCCCACGGAATTCCCAGTTGATTGGAACAGCGTCATTTTCAAGATGCTGCATATCAAGGGCATCTATGGCCGCGAGATGTATGAGACCTGGTACAAGATGATTGCCTTGGTCCAGTCGGGTCTCGACGTCTCGGGGCTGATCACACACAGGATCTCCATCGACGATTTTGAAGACGGGTTTGCCGCGATGATTTCGGGCAATGCCGGCAAAGTCGTGATGGATTGGACATAG